The Anopheles coluzzii chromosome 2, AcolN3, whole genome shotgun sequence genome window below encodes:
- the LOC120952742 gene encoding H(+)/Cl(-) exchange transporter 5 isoform X2, producing MEKFPLKGTGNISSSNNLSISYAATNHPLSGDHPSYQSVGSKPGKGSPASGAERHITTTTTTSLTTAPGTVGAVPVYEADEDGMIDITPGNGGLTNPNYSYSSYSANGGRQDGVGAPSSAANSSAPSITTTAGASSNGGASIGGGEGPGGMSSPTHTRFGRDFHHSDHEDTLTVSFSGKMEGISFAGMTDTSDDIPGIGQYEDFHTIDWQRDIARDRMRHRYIVKKRQDSFWDLLKGAHDAWSGWVCVLLVGLFTGCVAGVIDIGASWMTDLKFGICPQAFWLNREQCCWSSNETSFDSGNCSQWYAWSEIFTSSREGFGAYVISYFFYIMWAMLFALLAASLVRMFAPYACGSGIPEIKTILSGFIIRSYLGKWTLIIKSVGIMLSVSAGLSLGKEGPMVHIASCIGNILSYLFPKYGRNEAKKREILSAAAAAGVSVAFGAPIGGVLFSLEEVSYYFPLKTLWRSFFCALIAAFILRSINPFGNEHSVLFYVEYNKPWIFFELVPFIGLGIIGGIIATLFIKANLWWCRFRKYSKLGQYPVTEVLIVTFITAVIAYPNPYTRMNTSELIYLLFSQCGISNQDPLCDYNRNFTDVNSAIEIAAAGPGVYKAVWLLILALAMKLIMTIFTFGMKVPCGLFIPSLALGAITGRIVGIAMEQLAYNYPKIWIFSGECSTGDDCITPGLYAMVGAAAVLGGVTRMTVSLVVIMFELTGGVRYIVPLMAAAMASKWVGDALGRQGIYDAHIALNGYPFLDSKDEFQHTTLAADVMQPKRNETLAVITQDSMTVDDIETLLKETEHNGYPVVVSKENQYLVGFVLRRDLNLALANARRIIDGITGQSLVIFTSAQPVQNLGPSPLKLKKILDMAPITVTDQTPMETVVDMFRKLGLRQTLVTHNGRLLGVITKKDVLRHVKQMDNEDPNTVLFN from the exons ATGGAAAAGTTTCCCCTGAAAGGCACcggcaacatcagcagcagcaacaaccttTCGATATCATACGCCGCCACCAACCATCCGCTCAGTGGTGATCATCCGTCTTATCAGTCAGTTGGCAGCAAG CCCGGCAAAGGTTCTCCAGCGTCCGGTGCGGAACGACacatcaccaccactaccaccacctcGCTGACAACTGCACCGGGCACGGTCGGGGCGGTACCGGTGTACGAGGCGGACGAGGACGGCATGATCGACATAACGCCCGGGAACGGCGGCCTCACCAACCCGAACTACTCCTACTCCTCCTACTCCGCGAATGGTGGCCGGCAGGACGGTGTCGGTGCGCCCAGCAGCGCTGCCAACAGTAGTGCACCGAGCAtaaccaccaccgccggcgcATCCAGCAACGGCGGGGCCAGCATAGGCGGTGGAGAAGGGCCCGGCGGCATGTCTTCGCCCACGCACACCCGGTTCGGGCGCGACTTTCATCACTCCGATCATGAAG ATACATTAACCGTTTCGTTTTCCGGTAAAATGGAAG gtaTTTCATTTGCCGGCATGACGGACACAAGCGACGACATTCCCGGCATCGGGCAGTATGAGGATTTTCACACGATCGACTGGCAGCGGGACATTGCCCGGGATCGTATGCGCCATCGGTACATAGTGAAAAAGCGGCAGGACTCGTTCTGGGATCTTCTAAAG GGTGCACACGATGCGTGGTCCGGCTGGGTGTGCGTACTGCTGGTCGGCCTGTTTACCGGCTGCGTGGCGGGCGTGATCGACATCGGCGCGAGCTGGATGACGGACCTGAAGTTTGGCATCTGCCCGCAAGCGTTCTGGCTGAACCGGGAGCAGTGCTGCTGGTCGTCGAACGAAACGTCGTTCGACAGCGGCAACTGCTCGCAGTGGTACGCCTGGTCGGAGATCTTCACCTCCTCCCGGGAAGGGTTCGGTGCGTACGTGATATCGTACTTTTTCTACATCATGTGGGCGATGCTGTTCGCGCTGCTAGCCGCATCGCTGGTGCGCATGTTCGCACCGTACGCTTGCGGCTCGGGCATACCGGAGATCAAAACCATCCTGTCCGGGTTCATCATCCGCAGCTATCTGGGCAAGTGGACGCTCATTATCAAATCGGTCGGCATCATGCTGTCGGTGTCGGCCGGCCTCAGCCTCGGCAAGGAGGGCCCGATGGTGCACATTGCGAGCTGCATTGGGAACATACTGTCCTACCTGTTTCCGAAGTACGGGCGGAATGAGGCGAAAAAGAGGGAAATCCTGTCGGCTGCCGCTGCGGCCGGCGTGTCGGTTGCGTTCGGTGCCCCGATCGGTGGCGTGCTGTTCAGCCTGGAGGAGGTGTCGTACTACTTTCCGCTCAAGACGCTGTGGCGCTCGTTCTTCTGTGCGCTGATTGCGGCGTTCATACTGCGCTCTATCAATCCGTTCGGCAACGAGCACTCGGTGCTGTTCTACGTGGAGTACAACAAACCGTGGATCTTCTTCGAGCTGGTACCATTCATCGGGCTTGGCATTATTGGG GGCATCATTGCGACGCTATTTATCAAGGCGAACCTTTGGTGGTGCCGATTCCGCAAGTACAGCAAGCTTGGCCAGTACCCGGTGACGGAGGTGCTGATCGTCACGTTCATTACCGCGGTCATTGCGTACCCCAATCCGTACACGCGCATGAACACGAGCGAGCTGATCTATCTCCTCTTCAGCCAGTGCGGCATCTCGAACCAGGATCCGTTGTG TGACTACAATCGCAACTTTACCGATGTCAATTCGGCCATTGAGATAGCGGCGGCCGGGCCGGGCGTCTACAAAGCCGTGTGGCTGCTAATACTCGCCCTCGCGATGAAGCTCATCATGACGATCTTCACGTTTGGCATGAAGGTACCGTGCGGGTTGTTCATTCCTTCCCTTGCACTCGGTGCCATTACGGGCCGTATCGTTGGCATTG CGATGGAACAGCTGGCGTACAACTATCCCAAAATATGGATCTTCTCTGGGGAGTGTTCCACCGGGGACGATTGCATTACGCCGGGGCTGTATGCGATGGTCGGTGCTGCCGCCGTGCTTGGCGGGGTCACAAGAATGACAG TGTCCCTTGTGGTTATTATGTTCGAGCTAACCGGCGGTGTCCGATACATCGTGCCGCTGATGGCGGCAGCCATGGCTTCCAAATGGGTTGGCGATGCCCTTGGTCGACAG GGCATTTACGATGCGCACATAGCGCTGAACGGTTATCCGTTCTTGGACAGCAAGGACGAATTCCAGCACACAACGCTAGCGGCCGATGTGATGCAGCCAAA ACGCAATGAAACGCTGGCGGTGATCACTCAGGACTCGATGACGGTGGACGACATCGAGACCCTACTCAAAGAGACTGAACACAACGGCTACCCGGTGGTCGTTTCGAAGGAGAATCAATACTTGGTTGGCTTCGTGCTGCGAAGGGATCTAAATCTAGCCTTAG CTAATGCGCGACGCATCATTGACGGCATCACTGGCCAGTCGCTGGTAATCTTCACCTCGGCCCAACCGGTCCAAAACCTTGGCCCGTCGCCGCTGAAGCTGAAGAAAATCCTCGACATGGCCCCGATCACCGTGACGGACCAGACGCCGATGGAAACGGTCGTCGATATGTTCCGCAAGCTGGGCCTAAGGCAAACGCTGGTCACTCACAATGG GCGATTGCTCGGTGTAATAACCAAAAAGGACGTCCTGAGGCACGTGAAACAGATGGACAATGAAGACCCGAATACTGTTTTGTTTAACTAA
- the LOC120952742 gene encoding H(+)/Cl(-) exchange transporter 5 isoform X3 has translation MPGKGSPASGAERHITTTTTTSLTTAPGTVGAVPVYEADEDGMIDITPGNGGLTNPNYSYSSYSANGGRQDGVGAPSSAANSSAPSITTTAGASSNGGASIGGGEGPGGMSSPTHTRFGRDFHHSDHEDTLTVSFSGKMEGISFAGMTDTSDDIPGIGQYEDFHTIDWQRDIARDRMRHRYIVKKRQDSFWDLLKGAHDAWSGWVCVLLVGLFTGCVAGVIDIGASWMTDLKFGICPQAFWLNREQCCWSSNETSFDSGNCSQWYAWSEIFTSSREGFGAYVISYFFYIMWAMLFALLAASLVRMFAPYACGSGIPEIKTILSGFIIRSYLGKWTLIIKSVGIMLSVSAGLSLGKEGPMVHIASCIGNILSYLFPKYGRNEAKKREILSAAAAAGVSVAFGAPIGGVLFSLEEVSYYFPLKTLWRSFFCALIAAFILRSINPFGNEHSVLFYVEYNKPWIFFELVPFIGLGIIGGIIATLFIKANLWWCRFRKYSKLGQYPVTEVLIVTFITAVIAYPNPYTRMNTSELIYLLFSQCGISNQDPLCDYNRNFTDVNSAIEIAAAGPGVYKAVWLLILALAMKLIMTIFTFGMKVPCGLFIPSLALGAITGRIVGIAMEQLAYNYPKIWIFSGECSTGDDCITPGLYAMVGAAAVLGGVTRMTVSLVVIMFELTGGVRYIVPLMAAAMASKWVGDALGRQGIYDAHIALNGYPFLDSKDEFQHTTLAADVMQPKRNETLAVITQDSMTVDDIETLLKETEHNGYPVVVSKENQYLVGFVLRRDLNLALANARRIIDGITGQSLVIFTSAQPVQNLGPSPLKLKKILDMAPITVTDQTPMETVVDMFRKLGLRQTLVTHNGRLLGVITKKDVLRHVKQMDNEDPNTVLFN, from the exons ATG CCCGGCAAAGGTTCTCCAGCGTCCGGTGCGGAACGACacatcaccaccactaccaccacctcGCTGACAACTGCACCGGGCACGGTCGGGGCGGTACCGGTGTACGAGGCGGACGAGGACGGCATGATCGACATAACGCCCGGGAACGGCGGCCTCACCAACCCGAACTACTCCTACTCCTCCTACTCCGCGAATGGTGGCCGGCAGGACGGTGTCGGTGCGCCCAGCAGCGCTGCCAACAGTAGTGCACCGAGCAtaaccaccaccgccggcgcATCCAGCAACGGCGGGGCCAGCATAGGCGGTGGAGAAGGGCCCGGCGGCATGTCTTCGCCCACGCACACCCGGTTCGGGCGCGACTTTCATCACTCCGATCATGAAG ATACATTAACCGTTTCGTTTTCCGGTAAAATGGAAG gtaTTTCATTTGCCGGCATGACGGACACAAGCGACGACATTCCCGGCATCGGGCAGTATGAGGATTTTCACACGATCGACTGGCAGCGGGACATTGCCCGGGATCGTATGCGCCATCGGTACATAGTGAAAAAGCGGCAGGACTCGTTCTGGGATCTTCTAAAG GGTGCACACGATGCGTGGTCCGGCTGGGTGTGCGTACTGCTGGTCGGCCTGTTTACCGGCTGCGTGGCGGGCGTGATCGACATCGGCGCGAGCTGGATGACGGACCTGAAGTTTGGCATCTGCCCGCAAGCGTTCTGGCTGAACCGGGAGCAGTGCTGCTGGTCGTCGAACGAAACGTCGTTCGACAGCGGCAACTGCTCGCAGTGGTACGCCTGGTCGGAGATCTTCACCTCCTCCCGGGAAGGGTTCGGTGCGTACGTGATATCGTACTTTTTCTACATCATGTGGGCGATGCTGTTCGCGCTGCTAGCCGCATCGCTGGTGCGCATGTTCGCACCGTACGCTTGCGGCTCGGGCATACCGGAGATCAAAACCATCCTGTCCGGGTTCATCATCCGCAGCTATCTGGGCAAGTGGACGCTCATTATCAAATCGGTCGGCATCATGCTGTCGGTGTCGGCCGGCCTCAGCCTCGGCAAGGAGGGCCCGATGGTGCACATTGCGAGCTGCATTGGGAACATACTGTCCTACCTGTTTCCGAAGTACGGGCGGAATGAGGCGAAAAAGAGGGAAATCCTGTCGGCTGCCGCTGCGGCCGGCGTGTCGGTTGCGTTCGGTGCCCCGATCGGTGGCGTGCTGTTCAGCCTGGAGGAGGTGTCGTACTACTTTCCGCTCAAGACGCTGTGGCGCTCGTTCTTCTGTGCGCTGATTGCGGCGTTCATACTGCGCTCTATCAATCCGTTCGGCAACGAGCACTCGGTGCTGTTCTACGTGGAGTACAACAAACCGTGGATCTTCTTCGAGCTGGTACCATTCATCGGGCTTGGCATTATTGGG GGCATCATTGCGACGCTATTTATCAAGGCGAACCTTTGGTGGTGCCGATTCCGCAAGTACAGCAAGCTTGGCCAGTACCCGGTGACGGAGGTGCTGATCGTCACGTTCATTACCGCGGTCATTGCGTACCCCAATCCGTACACGCGCATGAACACGAGCGAGCTGATCTATCTCCTCTTCAGCCAGTGCGGCATCTCGAACCAGGATCCGTTGTG TGACTACAATCGCAACTTTACCGATGTCAATTCGGCCATTGAGATAGCGGCGGCCGGGCCGGGCGTCTACAAAGCCGTGTGGCTGCTAATACTCGCCCTCGCGATGAAGCTCATCATGACGATCTTCACGTTTGGCATGAAGGTACCGTGCGGGTTGTTCATTCCTTCCCTTGCACTCGGTGCCATTACGGGCCGTATCGTTGGCATTG CGATGGAACAGCTGGCGTACAACTATCCCAAAATATGGATCTTCTCTGGGGAGTGTTCCACCGGGGACGATTGCATTACGCCGGGGCTGTATGCGATGGTCGGTGCTGCCGCCGTGCTTGGCGGGGTCACAAGAATGACAG TGTCCCTTGTGGTTATTATGTTCGAGCTAACCGGCGGTGTCCGATACATCGTGCCGCTGATGGCGGCAGCCATGGCTTCCAAATGGGTTGGCGATGCCCTTGGTCGACAG GGCATTTACGATGCGCACATAGCGCTGAACGGTTATCCGTTCTTGGACAGCAAGGACGAATTCCAGCACACAACGCTAGCGGCCGATGTGATGCAGCCAAA ACGCAATGAAACGCTGGCGGTGATCACTCAGGACTCGATGACGGTGGACGACATCGAGACCCTACTCAAAGAGACTGAACACAACGGCTACCCGGTGGTCGTTTCGAAGGAGAATCAATACTTGGTTGGCTTCGTGCTGCGAAGGGATCTAAATCTAGCCTTAG CTAATGCGCGACGCATCATTGACGGCATCACTGGCCAGTCGCTGGTAATCTTCACCTCGGCCCAACCGGTCCAAAACCTTGGCCCGTCGCCGCTGAAGCTGAAGAAAATCCTCGACATGGCCCCGATCACCGTGACGGACCAGACGCCGATGGAAACGGTCGTCGATATGTTCCGCAAGCTGGGCCTAAGGCAAACGCTGGTCACTCACAATGG GCGATTGCTCGGTGTAATAACCAAAAAGGACGTCCTGAGGCACGTGAAACAGATGGACAATGAAGACCCGAATACTGTTTTGTTTAACTAA
- the LOC120952742 gene encoding H(+)/Cl(-) exchange transporter 5 isoform X1: MLSGCSPLPNVFRVLRAIMRSSRRDLTGLIFVLADVSSRACVWCNSCPVEDSSNRREQLFFPDPQLAVAVAECPTFVARALTNHPSSPPGKGSPASGAERHITTTTTTSLTTAPGTVGAVPVYEADEDGMIDITPGNGGLTNPNYSYSSYSANGGRQDGVGAPSSAANSSAPSITTTAGASSNGGASIGGGEGPGGMSSPTHTRFGRDFHHSDHEDTLTVSFSGKMEGISFAGMTDTSDDIPGIGQYEDFHTIDWQRDIARDRMRHRYIVKKRQDSFWDLLKGAHDAWSGWVCVLLVGLFTGCVAGVIDIGASWMTDLKFGICPQAFWLNREQCCWSSNETSFDSGNCSQWYAWSEIFTSSREGFGAYVISYFFYIMWAMLFALLAASLVRMFAPYACGSGIPEIKTILSGFIIRSYLGKWTLIIKSVGIMLSVSAGLSLGKEGPMVHIASCIGNILSYLFPKYGRNEAKKREILSAAAAAGVSVAFGAPIGGVLFSLEEVSYYFPLKTLWRSFFCALIAAFILRSINPFGNEHSVLFYVEYNKPWIFFELVPFIGLGIIGGIIATLFIKANLWWCRFRKYSKLGQYPVTEVLIVTFITAVIAYPNPYTRMNTSELIYLLFSQCGISNQDPLCDYNRNFTDVNSAIEIAAAGPGVYKAVWLLILALAMKLIMTIFTFGMKVPCGLFIPSLALGAITGRIVGIAMEQLAYNYPKIWIFSGECSTGDDCITPGLYAMVGAAAVLGGVTRMTVSLVVIMFELTGGVRYIVPLMAAAMASKWVGDALGRQGIYDAHIALNGYPFLDSKDEFQHTTLAADVMQPKRNETLAVITQDSMTVDDIETLLKETEHNGYPVVVSKENQYLVGFVLRRDLNLALANARRIIDGITGQSLVIFTSAQPVQNLGPSPLKLKKILDMAPITVTDQTPMETVVDMFRKLGLRQTLVTHNGRLLGVITKKDVLRHVKQMDNEDPNTVLFN; this comes from the exons ATGCTCTCGGGCTGTTCTCCGCTCCCGAACGTCTTCCGTGTTTTGCGTGCGATCATGCGCAGTTCGAGACGGGACTTGACGGGATTGATTTTTGTGTTGGCCGACGTGAGCTCTAGAGCGTGTGTATGGTGTAATTCCTGCCCTGTGGAAGATTCTTCCAATCGTCGGGAGCAGTTGTTTTTCCCAGATCCCCAGCTGGCTGTGGCAGTGGCAGAGTGTCCTACGTTCGTGGCTAGAGCATTAACCAACCATCCATCCTCCCCG CCCGGCAAAGGTTCTCCAGCGTCCGGTGCGGAACGACacatcaccaccactaccaccacctcGCTGACAACTGCACCGGGCACGGTCGGGGCGGTACCGGTGTACGAGGCGGACGAGGACGGCATGATCGACATAACGCCCGGGAACGGCGGCCTCACCAACCCGAACTACTCCTACTCCTCCTACTCCGCGAATGGTGGCCGGCAGGACGGTGTCGGTGCGCCCAGCAGCGCTGCCAACAGTAGTGCACCGAGCAtaaccaccaccgccggcgcATCCAGCAACGGCGGGGCCAGCATAGGCGGTGGAGAAGGGCCCGGCGGCATGTCTTCGCCCACGCACACCCGGTTCGGGCGCGACTTTCATCACTCCGATCATGAAG ATACATTAACCGTTTCGTTTTCCGGTAAAATGGAAG gtaTTTCATTTGCCGGCATGACGGACACAAGCGACGACATTCCCGGCATCGGGCAGTATGAGGATTTTCACACGATCGACTGGCAGCGGGACATTGCCCGGGATCGTATGCGCCATCGGTACATAGTGAAAAAGCGGCAGGACTCGTTCTGGGATCTTCTAAAG GGTGCACACGATGCGTGGTCCGGCTGGGTGTGCGTACTGCTGGTCGGCCTGTTTACCGGCTGCGTGGCGGGCGTGATCGACATCGGCGCGAGCTGGATGACGGACCTGAAGTTTGGCATCTGCCCGCAAGCGTTCTGGCTGAACCGGGAGCAGTGCTGCTGGTCGTCGAACGAAACGTCGTTCGACAGCGGCAACTGCTCGCAGTGGTACGCCTGGTCGGAGATCTTCACCTCCTCCCGGGAAGGGTTCGGTGCGTACGTGATATCGTACTTTTTCTACATCATGTGGGCGATGCTGTTCGCGCTGCTAGCCGCATCGCTGGTGCGCATGTTCGCACCGTACGCTTGCGGCTCGGGCATACCGGAGATCAAAACCATCCTGTCCGGGTTCATCATCCGCAGCTATCTGGGCAAGTGGACGCTCATTATCAAATCGGTCGGCATCATGCTGTCGGTGTCGGCCGGCCTCAGCCTCGGCAAGGAGGGCCCGATGGTGCACATTGCGAGCTGCATTGGGAACATACTGTCCTACCTGTTTCCGAAGTACGGGCGGAATGAGGCGAAAAAGAGGGAAATCCTGTCGGCTGCCGCTGCGGCCGGCGTGTCGGTTGCGTTCGGTGCCCCGATCGGTGGCGTGCTGTTCAGCCTGGAGGAGGTGTCGTACTACTTTCCGCTCAAGACGCTGTGGCGCTCGTTCTTCTGTGCGCTGATTGCGGCGTTCATACTGCGCTCTATCAATCCGTTCGGCAACGAGCACTCGGTGCTGTTCTACGTGGAGTACAACAAACCGTGGATCTTCTTCGAGCTGGTACCATTCATCGGGCTTGGCATTATTGGG GGCATCATTGCGACGCTATTTATCAAGGCGAACCTTTGGTGGTGCCGATTCCGCAAGTACAGCAAGCTTGGCCAGTACCCGGTGACGGAGGTGCTGATCGTCACGTTCATTACCGCGGTCATTGCGTACCCCAATCCGTACACGCGCATGAACACGAGCGAGCTGATCTATCTCCTCTTCAGCCAGTGCGGCATCTCGAACCAGGATCCGTTGTG TGACTACAATCGCAACTTTACCGATGTCAATTCGGCCATTGAGATAGCGGCGGCCGGGCCGGGCGTCTACAAAGCCGTGTGGCTGCTAATACTCGCCCTCGCGATGAAGCTCATCATGACGATCTTCACGTTTGGCATGAAGGTACCGTGCGGGTTGTTCATTCCTTCCCTTGCACTCGGTGCCATTACGGGCCGTATCGTTGGCATTG CGATGGAACAGCTGGCGTACAACTATCCCAAAATATGGATCTTCTCTGGGGAGTGTTCCACCGGGGACGATTGCATTACGCCGGGGCTGTATGCGATGGTCGGTGCTGCCGCCGTGCTTGGCGGGGTCACAAGAATGACAG TGTCCCTTGTGGTTATTATGTTCGAGCTAACCGGCGGTGTCCGATACATCGTGCCGCTGATGGCGGCAGCCATGGCTTCCAAATGGGTTGGCGATGCCCTTGGTCGACAG GGCATTTACGATGCGCACATAGCGCTGAACGGTTATCCGTTCTTGGACAGCAAGGACGAATTCCAGCACACAACGCTAGCGGCCGATGTGATGCAGCCAAA ACGCAATGAAACGCTGGCGGTGATCACTCAGGACTCGATGACGGTGGACGACATCGAGACCCTACTCAAAGAGACTGAACACAACGGCTACCCGGTGGTCGTTTCGAAGGAGAATCAATACTTGGTTGGCTTCGTGCTGCGAAGGGATCTAAATCTAGCCTTAG CTAATGCGCGACGCATCATTGACGGCATCACTGGCCAGTCGCTGGTAATCTTCACCTCGGCCCAACCGGTCCAAAACCTTGGCCCGTCGCCGCTGAAGCTGAAGAAAATCCTCGACATGGCCCCGATCACCGTGACGGACCAGACGCCGATGGAAACGGTCGTCGATATGTTCCGCAAGCTGGGCCTAAGGCAAACGCTGGTCACTCACAATGG GCGATTGCTCGGTGTAATAACCAAAAAGGACGTCCTGAGGCACGTGAAACAGATGGACAATGAAGACCCGAATACTGTTTTGTTTAACTAA
- the LOC120952742 gene encoding H(+)/Cl(-) exchange transporter 5 isoform X4, whose product MIDITPGNGGLTNPNYSYSSYSANGGRQDGVGAPSSAANSSAPSITTTAGASSNGGASIGGGEGPGGMSSPTHTRFGRDFHHSDHEDTLTVSFSGKMEGISFAGMTDTSDDIPGIGQYEDFHTIDWQRDIARDRMRHRYIVKKRQDSFWDLLKGAHDAWSGWVCVLLVGLFTGCVAGVIDIGASWMTDLKFGICPQAFWLNREQCCWSSNETSFDSGNCSQWYAWSEIFTSSREGFGAYVISYFFYIMWAMLFALLAASLVRMFAPYACGSGIPEIKTILSGFIIRSYLGKWTLIIKSVGIMLSVSAGLSLGKEGPMVHIASCIGNILSYLFPKYGRNEAKKREILSAAAAAGVSVAFGAPIGGVLFSLEEVSYYFPLKTLWRSFFCALIAAFILRSINPFGNEHSVLFYVEYNKPWIFFELVPFIGLGIIGGIIATLFIKANLWWCRFRKYSKLGQYPVTEVLIVTFITAVIAYPNPYTRMNTSELIYLLFSQCGISNQDPLCDYNRNFTDVNSAIEIAAAGPGVYKAVWLLILALAMKLIMTIFTFGMKVPCGLFIPSLALGAITGRIVGIAMEQLAYNYPKIWIFSGECSTGDDCITPGLYAMVGAAAVLGGVTRMTVSLVVIMFELTGGVRYIVPLMAAAMASKWVGDALGRQGIYDAHIALNGYPFLDSKDEFQHTTLAADVMQPKRNETLAVITQDSMTVDDIETLLKETEHNGYPVVVSKENQYLVGFVLRRDLNLALANARRIIDGITGQSLVIFTSAQPVQNLGPSPLKLKKILDMAPITVTDQTPMETVVDMFRKLGLRQTLVTHNGRLLGVITKKDVLRHVKQMDNEDPNTVLFN is encoded by the exons ATGATCGACATAACGCCCGGGAACGGCGGCCTCACCAACCCGAACTACTCCTACTCCTCCTACTCCGCGAATGGTGGCCGGCAGGACGGTGTCGGTGCGCCCAGCAGCGCTGCCAACAGTAGTGCACCGAGCAtaaccaccaccgccggcgcATCCAGCAACGGCGGGGCCAGCATAGGCGGTGGAGAAGGGCCCGGCGGCATGTCTTCGCCCACGCACACCCGGTTCGGGCGCGACTTTCATCACTCCGATCATGAAG ATACATTAACCGTTTCGTTTTCCGGTAAAATGGAAG gtaTTTCATTTGCCGGCATGACGGACACAAGCGACGACATTCCCGGCATCGGGCAGTATGAGGATTTTCACACGATCGACTGGCAGCGGGACATTGCCCGGGATCGTATGCGCCATCGGTACATAGTGAAAAAGCGGCAGGACTCGTTCTGGGATCTTCTAAAG GGTGCACACGATGCGTGGTCCGGCTGGGTGTGCGTACTGCTGGTCGGCCTGTTTACCGGCTGCGTGGCGGGCGTGATCGACATCGGCGCGAGCTGGATGACGGACCTGAAGTTTGGCATCTGCCCGCAAGCGTTCTGGCTGAACCGGGAGCAGTGCTGCTGGTCGTCGAACGAAACGTCGTTCGACAGCGGCAACTGCTCGCAGTGGTACGCCTGGTCGGAGATCTTCACCTCCTCCCGGGAAGGGTTCGGTGCGTACGTGATATCGTACTTTTTCTACATCATGTGGGCGATGCTGTTCGCGCTGCTAGCCGCATCGCTGGTGCGCATGTTCGCACCGTACGCTTGCGGCTCGGGCATACCGGAGATCAAAACCATCCTGTCCGGGTTCATCATCCGCAGCTATCTGGGCAAGTGGACGCTCATTATCAAATCGGTCGGCATCATGCTGTCGGTGTCGGCCGGCCTCAGCCTCGGCAAGGAGGGCCCGATGGTGCACATTGCGAGCTGCATTGGGAACATACTGTCCTACCTGTTTCCGAAGTACGGGCGGAATGAGGCGAAAAAGAGGGAAATCCTGTCGGCTGCCGCTGCGGCCGGCGTGTCGGTTGCGTTCGGTGCCCCGATCGGTGGCGTGCTGTTCAGCCTGGAGGAGGTGTCGTACTACTTTCCGCTCAAGACGCTGTGGCGCTCGTTCTTCTGTGCGCTGATTGCGGCGTTCATACTGCGCTCTATCAATCCGTTCGGCAACGAGCACTCGGTGCTGTTCTACGTGGAGTACAACAAACCGTGGATCTTCTTCGAGCTGGTACCATTCATCGGGCTTGGCATTATTGGG GGCATCATTGCGACGCTATTTATCAAGGCGAACCTTTGGTGGTGCCGATTCCGCAAGTACAGCAAGCTTGGCCAGTACCCGGTGACGGAGGTGCTGATCGTCACGTTCATTACCGCGGTCATTGCGTACCCCAATCCGTACACGCGCATGAACACGAGCGAGCTGATCTATCTCCTCTTCAGCCAGTGCGGCATCTCGAACCAGGATCCGTTGTG TGACTACAATCGCAACTTTACCGATGTCAATTCGGCCATTGAGATAGCGGCGGCCGGGCCGGGCGTCTACAAAGCCGTGTGGCTGCTAATACTCGCCCTCGCGATGAAGCTCATCATGACGATCTTCACGTTTGGCATGAAGGTACCGTGCGGGTTGTTCATTCCTTCCCTTGCACTCGGTGCCATTACGGGCCGTATCGTTGGCATTG CGATGGAACAGCTGGCGTACAACTATCCCAAAATATGGATCTTCTCTGGGGAGTGTTCCACCGGGGACGATTGCATTACGCCGGGGCTGTATGCGATGGTCGGTGCTGCCGCCGTGCTTGGCGGGGTCACAAGAATGACAG TGTCCCTTGTGGTTATTATGTTCGAGCTAACCGGCGGTGTCCGATACATCGTGCCGCTGATGGCGGCAGCCATGGCTTCCAAATGGGTTGGCGATGCCCTTGGTCGACAG GGCATTTACGATGCGCACATAGCGCTGAACGGTTATCCGTTCTTGGACAGCAAGGACGAATTCCAGCACACAACGCTAGCGGCCGATGTGATGCAGCCAAA ACGCAATGAAACGCTGGCGGTGATCACTCAGGACTCGATGACGGTGGACGACATCGAGACCCTACTCAAAGAGACTGAACACAACGGCTACCCGGTGGTCGTTTCGAAGGAGAATCAATACTTGGTTGGCTTCGTGCTGCGAAGGGATCTAAATCTAGCCTTAG CTAATGCGCGACGCATCATTGACGGCATCACTGGCCAGTCGCTGGTAATCTTCACCTCGGCCCAACCGGTCCAAAACCTTGGCCCGTCGCCGCTGAAGCTGAAGAAAATCCTCGACATGGCCCCGATCACCGTGACGGACCAGACGCCGATGGAAACGGTCGTCGATATGTTCCGCAAGCTGGGCCTAAGGCAAACGCTGGTCACTCACAATGG GCGATTGCTCGGTGTAATAACCAAAAAGGACGTCCTGAGGCACGTGAAACAGATGGACAATGAAGACCCGAATACTGTTTTGTTTAACTAA